In one Gossypium hirsutum isolate 1008001.06 chromosome D09, Gossypium_hirsutum_v2.1, whole genome shotgun sequence genomic region, the following are encoded:
- the LOC107942419 gene encoding UPF0481 protein At3g47200 yields the protein MWQDDDHKFMQLMILDGCFMLEILCFDTHTMEDYAETDPIFSNHGKIHIIPFIKRDMLMLENQLPMQLLHSLVAVDSNGTKDEEFMNKLILKFYSSNTAVSCVGSCLHVLEVYRKSLLPDIPSRRQQRKRHWHRRPHYKDGDDIIRSAMELNEAGIRFKKSKTISLKDITFRGGILKLPVIIIDDATESMFLNLVAFERLHVGLGNEISSYILFMDNIIDNEKDVALLHSKGIIQNALESDKAVANMFNSLSKDITLDPNNNLYEVRKMVNGYCKKPWNEWRANLIHTYFTNPWAILSLIGVIFLFALTIAQTVYSILSVYNN from the exons ATGTGGCAAGATGATGATCACAAGTTTATGCAGTTGATGATTCTTGATGGTTGTTTCATGTTGGAAATCTTGTGTTTTGATACCCATACAATGGAAGATTATGCTGAAACCGACCCAATCTTTAGCAATCATGGGAAGATACATATTATACCATTTATTAAACGAGATATGCTAATGCTCGAGAATCAATTGCCAATGCAACTTCTTCATAGCTTAGTTGCTGTTGATAGCAATGGAACCAAG GATGAAGAATTTATGAACAAACTTATACTCAAGTTCTACTCCTCCAATACGGCTGTCTCATGTGTGGGAAGTTGCTTACACGTATTGGAAGTGTATCGAAAGAGTCTCCTTCCGGACATACCAAGTCGTCGACAACAAAGAAAACGTCATTGGCATCGCAGACCACACTACAAAGATGGGGATGACATCATTAGATCTGCAATGGAGCTCAACGAAGCCGGAATCAGATTCAAGAAAAGTAAAACTATTAGCCTCAAGGATATAACATTCCGTGGAGGGATCCTTAAGCTACCAGTTATCATCATAGATGATGCCACGGAATCCATGTTTCTAAACCTAGTAGCATTCGAGCGTTTGCATGTTGGGCTAGGTAATGAGATTTCATCCTACATACTTTTCATGGACAACATAATAGACAATGAGAAAGATGTGGCCCTTTTACACTCAAAAGGGATCATTCAAAATGCTCTTGAGAGTGACAAAGCAGTGGCTAACATGTTCAACTCATTGTCAAAAGACATCACATTGGACCCAAATAATAACCTATATGAAGTAAGGAAGATGGTGAATGGGTATTGTAAGAAACCATGGAATGAATGGCGTGCTAATCTCATTCACACTTACTTCACAAATCCATGGGCTATTCTTTCTTTGATTGGGGTTATCTTTCTCTTTGCACTCACAATAGCACAAACTGTTTATTCTATATTGTCTGTCTACAACAACTAG